Proteins from a single region of Cydia strobilella chromosome 2, ilCydStro3.1, whole genome shotgun sequence:
- the LOC134753263 gene encoding ras-related protein Rab-18-B, with the protein MDYVTALKILVIGESGVGKSSIILAFTTGDYNASFPATIGVDYKCKIMEVNGVKVKLGIWDTAGQERYRTLTSSFYREAHGAILVYDVSEPKTLAKLKEWVEELQVYSTKKNIVCLVVGNKIDKARQVTREAGQEFAQKHRMLFIESSAKTQEGINLAFEELVQKIIETPGLWESSPTSNIRVGSDERRQQESSCYDYTCTI; encoded by the exons ATGGATTACGTGACTGCGTTAAAGATTTTAGTTATCGGAGAAAGTGGTGTAGGCAAATCTAG TATCATCTTGGCATTTACGACTGGTGACTACAATGCATCATTCCCTGCTACCATTGGAGTGGACTACAAATGCAAGATCATGGAAGTGAATGGAGTTAAGGTGAAGTTAGGCATATGGGACACGGCTGGCCAGGAACGCTATAGGACACTTACTTCGAGTTTCTACAG AGAAGCGCATGGTGCTATATTAGTGTATGATGTATCAGAGCCAAAGACGCTAGCTAAGCTAAAGGAGTGGGTGGAGGAACTGCAGGTCTACTCTACCAAAAAGAACATAGTTTGTTTAGTTGTTGGCAATAAGATTGACAAG GCTCGGCAAGTGACCAGGGAAGCCGGGCAGGAGTTTGCACAAAAGCATAGAATGCTCTTCATTGAGAGCAGTGCCAAGACCCAGGAAGGTATCAACTTGGCATTTGAGGAACTAGTACAAAAG ATAATCGAGACACCAGGCCTCTGGGAGTCCAGTCCCACTTCAAACATCCGCGTAGGCAGTGACGAGCGACGGCAGCAGGAGTCATCTTGCTACGACTATACGTGTACCATCTAA